Below is a genomic region from Prolixibacteraceae bacterium.
GGTGCTCCTGCTGTTCCAACAAAACAGTTTCTACATGAAGTGAAAGATGAATATAAGCTTGAAGTAGAAAAAGGAGATTTCATTGTTCACAATAATATCATGGTTCATCCGATGAAAGCAGATGATATAGATACAGAAGGAGTTCCTAATGTACCATATGATATTGATGAGGCGATCTACAGTAAAAATGAGTTCTATCCTAAGGGTGTTATCGAAATACATAACGTTCAAAAGGCTAGTGGAAAGACTTATGTCACAGTAAGGATTAATCCTATCCAGTATAATCCCGTAACAAAAGAGTTACGTATTTATAGTAACCTTTCCTACACATTGAAAGGTGTAGAGAATGGTATCAATCGAAAGATGAAGGATCTATATGCAAATCAGATCCCAAGCTATTTAATTGTTACCACCAATAAATATCGAGCGGCTGCAAACGAATTAGCATCATGGAAAGCACTACAAGGCTTTAACACGGAAGTAGTTTCTCGTGATTCATGGGAGGCAAAAGACGTAAAAAAGACCATCCACGATAAATATAATAATCTACCGAACCACTTACAGTATTTTCTTATTATTGGAGACCACGAAGATGTGCCTGGAGAGCTTTATAATAAAAAATCAAATGGTAAGACAACAGTATATGCATCCGATTTGTATTATGCCTGTCTAGATGGGAAAAGTGATTATACTTCAGATATTGCGCACGGAAGAATATCTTGTAAGAATGCCAATGAAGCAAATACAATTGTTCAGAAGGTTATCAATTATGAGAAAAGTCCTGTAGAGAACCCTGATTTCTATAGAACAGCATTGTGTTGTGCTCAGTTTCAAGATGTGGCAAATAAAGAGGAGCCTGATGGAGAAGCAGCACGTCGATTCTGTCAAACAAGTGAAGAGGTAAGAAATTATCTAGTCGATGAGCAAGGTTATCAAGTTAATCGAGTTTATTATACAGACCCAGCCAATGAACCAATGAGATGGAATAATGGATCTTTTGGAGATGGCTCACCAATACCAGTGGAACTCAGAAGAGCTAGTGGTTTTAACTGGGATGGGGATGCAGCTGATATTAAGAGAGAAATAGAAGAGGGTAAATTCTTTGTACTACACCGAGACCATGGATACTCAGGTGGTAGTGGTTGGGCACATCCACGTTTTGTAACAAGAGATATTGATAAGTTGGAAAACGGAAATCTTTTACCTGTCGTTTTCTCGATGAATTGTCACACTGGTGAGTTTAAGCTTAATGAATGTTTCGCAGAAAAGTTCGTTAAGAATCCAAATGGTGGTGCTATTGGTGTGATTGCAGCTTCAAACTTCAGCTATAGTGGGTATAATGATGCGCTAACATGTGGTATGATCGATGCATTGTGGAATAACCCAGGGTTAATACCTGTTTTCGGTTATGCTAAAAGAATTGTTCAAAAACCAGGACACCTTGATCGTGTAGAGCGAATGGGTGATATACTTAATCAAGGGCTTCTAAGGATGCAAGAGACTTACTATAGTGGAGGAGAAAGTGACATTTACACCCATCGTCTTTTCCACTATTTTGGAGATCCAACGATGAAGATGTGGACTGCGGCTCCTACTGATATTACTGCAACTATCCCAAATCAAGTTAACCTTAATAGCAAGTCGTTGTCTATCCGAAATATTTCAGATGGAAGCATGACCATATCGTTAGTGCAGAATGGAAAGATTATTGCATATAAGAAGAAAGCTGTTGCTAAGAAGGATATTAATTTAGAAATCGAAAATATTTCACCTCAGTACCCTTTATACCTTGGAATCTTTGGGACGAATAAGAAGCCAATCATTAAAGAGATTGTTATCAGTGGTAATACACACAAACCTGTTGCAGACTTTACTTATATCAAAAGTTATAACTCGATTCAGGATGACAATACTCCGATTGTATTTACTTTCGATAATTTATCTACATATATCCCAAAATCATATAAATGGAGTTTTTCACCCAATAATATTAAATTTATTGATGATGACTCGAATATATCAAAGAATCCTAAAGTTCAATTTACGAAGGCAGGTTCTTATACTGTTTCATTAACGGCAAAGAACAGCAATGGAGAAGGTTCGAAAACCATAGATACTCCGATTAAAATTGAATCGGTGAAGGCGTGTACCGTTCCGAAAATTAAGAACAATTACTATAAAATAATCAATTTCAAGATAGCTAATATTGATGTTACGAGTCCTAACAACTATGAAGTCGCTGGCTATCTATCTCATATTGATAAAGGGGTGGCGATATTGAAAAAAGGAATAAGAACCCCATTCACCCTCTCCATATCAGGAAGTAGCTGTAACTATCATATCTATGTCGATCTCAACAATGATGGTAAATTTACTAATGACGAAAAACTATATGAAACCAAGGAAGGTAAAGGGGTAAAAGACAAGTCCCTACGTGGTAATATTACCATTCCTGAAAATATCTCGACAAAATATTGTAATACTCCTTTAAGGTTGAGAATCTCTCAGTTTACTTATTGGGCATCACCATCACCTACAGAAGATAAAAGCAGTGGGCAAACTCATGATTATGCAGTAGTAATTAGAGACGGAGAAGCCACTCCAATGATCACTTCGGTGTCAAGTACACCAGAAAAAGTGACTGTTAATTGTGATATTAAGAACGGATACGACATTGAACGAAAAGGTATTGTTTACTCTACAACAAAAGCATTTAACGAATCAGAG
It encodes:
- a CDS encoding T9SS type A sorting domain-containing protein, which codes for MNRLYTFILLMLTCTMGSYAQVGYLSAHRKKGAEMELSNMPKIDVKQSNNKTKVNIDLSACKYFHKKFNNNKEWVFLQIKDFGYIHHAGAPAVPTKQFLHEVKDEYKLEVEKGDFIVHNNIMVHPMKADDIDTEGVPNVPYDIDEAIYSKNEFYPKGVIEIHNVQKASGKTYVTVRINPIQYNPVTKELRIYSNLSYTLKGVENGINRKMKDLYANQIPSYLIVTTNKYRAAANELASWKALQGFNTEVVSRDSWEAKDVKKTIHDKYNNLPNHLQYFLIIGDHEDVPGELYNKKSNGKTTVYASDLYYACLDGKSDYTSDIAHGRISCKNANEANTIVQKVINYEKSPVENPDFYRTALCCAQFQDVANKEEPDGEAARRFCQTSEEVRNYLVDEQGYQVNRVYYTDPANEPMRWNNGSFGDGSPIPVELRRASGFNWDGDAADIKREIEEGKFFVLHRDHGYSGGSGWAHPRFVTRDIDKLENGNLLPVVFSMNCHTGEFKLNECFAEKFVKNPNGGAIGVIAASNFSYSGYNDALTCGMIDALWNNPGLIPVFGYAKRIVQKPGHLDRVERMGDILNQGLLRMQETYYSGGESDIYTHRLFHYFGDPTMKMWTAAPTDITATIPNQVNLNSKSLSIRNISDGSMTISLVQNGKIIAYKKKAVAKKDINLEIENISPQYPLYLGIFGTNKKPIIKEIVISGNTHKPVADFTYIKSYNSIQDDNTPIVFTFDNLSTYIPKSYKWSFSPNNIKFIDDDSNISKNPKVQFTKAGSYTVSLTAKNSNGEGSKTIDTPIKIESVKACTVPKIKNNYYKIINFKIANIDVTSPNNYEVAGYLSHIDKGVAILKKGIRTPFTLSISGSSCNYHIYVDLNNDGKFTNDEKLYETKEGKGVKDKSLRGNITIPENISTKYCNTPLRLRISQFTYWASPSPTEDKSSGQTHDYAVVIRDGEATPMITSVSSTPEKVTVNCDIKNGYDIERKGIVYSTTKAFNESERVDSDAKTSQYHFDFTKLREATTYYFKSYCVGPDGTSYSNVKETTTFYKRPIANPSKLTGRAESAFAIRLKWNKPTSSCQKLWVVGSSKGEDAINLPSPSSDQKEYEVCRVIEGNTKEVLFTNLNADTSYDFKIYACNNTGTNKRFNTTKVPHLSLMTPDNSEYPLMLYPLGTSNMIEGVTFNSIKNNNPRENTGGNFHIFNDLRTNVEIGNKYPLEVQVNKEFGKKYFAKGWFDWNHNLQFENDEEVALQEKSSKIYIADVEIPAHAKVGETVFRVVYSSTDSESQLSPTGLIVDKKGMTEEYPITIKEGVIHTSNKDGIKKMGASAFPNPVEKEMTLTVKMELSTDASYMIYDTNGKCVMQNKITESTTLIQMNLITGIYTLVLINNGERGSKKIIVK